From Companilactobacillus heilongjiangensis, one genomic window encodes:
- the purB gene encoding adenylosuccinate lyase, which produces MIDRYVTEQMKPIWTDQNRFQAWLEVEIAAVEGWSKEGEIPAEDAKLIAQNAKFDVSEIAEIEKETKHDVVAFTRDVSRYLGPEKKWVHFGLTSTDVVDTAYGYLMKQANDIIREDLNEFLKVVGEKALKYKDTVMIGRTHGVHAEPTTFGLVLANWYSEIKRDIERFDHAAKGVEAGKISGAVGSYANVPTDVEKFVCDKLGIRAQEISTQVLPRDLHAEYIQTMALIATSIERFALEVRHLQRTEVREAEEFFAAGQKGSSAMPHKRNPIGSENVTGLARVIRGHAFTALEDVPLWHERDISHSSAERIIIPDTTELLDYILRRFTKITKDLTVFPDKMIEDMNLTHGLIFSQRVLLKLVEAGYSREQAYDIVQPFTAKAWDEKKDFRTMLENDSRVTDKLSDKDLDDAFDYHWHLRHVDEIFKRVGLE; this is translated from the coding sequence ATGATTGATAGATATGTAACTGAACAGATGAAACCAATTTGGACAGACCAAAACAGATTTCAAGCTTGGCTCGAAGTAGAAATTGCGGCCGTTGAAGGATGGAGCAAAGAAGGAGAAATCCCTGCTGAAGATGCTAAGTTAATTGCTCAAAACGCTAAGTTTGATGTTTCAGAGATTGCTGAAATCGAAAAAGAAACAAAACATGACGTGGTTGCTTTTACAAGAGATGTTTCCAGATACTTGGGACCAGAGAAGAAGTGGGTCCACTTTGGATTAACATCAACTGATGTCGTTGATACAGCCTATGGATACTTGATGAAACAGGCTAATGATATTATTCGTGAAGATTTGAATGAATTTCTCAAGGTAGTCGGTGAGAAAGCTTTGAAGTACAAAGATACTGTTATGATTGGTAGAACTCACGGTGTTCACGCTGAACCTACAACTTTCGGACTAGTTTTAGCTAACTGGTATTCTGAAATCAAACGTGATATCGAACGTTTCGACCATGCTGCTAAAGGCGTTGAAGCTGGTAAAATCAGTGGTGCCGTTGGTAGTTATGCCAATGTTCCAACTGATGTGGAAAAATTTGTTTGTGATAAACTAGGCATCCGTGCCCAAGAAATTTCAACACAAGTTTTACCACGTGACTTACATGCTGAATACATTCAAACAATGGCATTGATTGCTACATCAATTGAACGTTTCGCACTCGAAGTACGTCACTTACAAAGAACTGAAGTCCGTGAAGCTGAAGAATTCTTCGCTGCTGGACAAAAAGGTTCATCAGCCATGCCTCACAAACGTAACCCAATCGGTTCAGAAAACGTAACTGGTTTGGCTCGTGTGATCAGAGGACATGCATTCACAGCCTTGGAAGATGTGCCATTGTGGCATGAACGAGACATTTCACACAGTTCTGCTGAAAGAATTATCATTCCAGACACAACTGAATTGTTGGATTACATCTTACGCAGATTTACTAAGATCACTAAGGATCTAACAGTATTCCCTGACAAGATGATTGAAGACATGAATTTGACACACGGATTGATCTTCTCACAACGTGTCTTGTTGAAGTTAGTTGAAGCTGGCTATTCACGTGAACAAGCTTATGATATCGTGCAACCATTTACTGCCAAAGCTTGGGATGAAAAGAAAGACTTCAGAACAATGCTTGAAAATGATTCTAGAGTAACCGATAAGCTATCAGACAAAGATTTAGACGATGCATTCGATTACCACTGGCACTTACGTCACGTTGACGAAATATTTAAGCGTGTTGGACTAGAATAA
- the ligA gene encoding NAD-dependent DNA ligase LigA, with amino-acid sequence MADLTKEQANQELAKIRPQLNEWRDAYYTKDAPVVEDNVYDKLYNQLLALEQQYPDLVTSDSPSQQVGDVTLPDFNKVTHDIPMLSMGDVFSEGELAEFNDRIEKNVGHEVDYNVELKIDGLSLSLIYENGILVQGSTRGNGTIGENVTENVKTIKDIPQKLSRPLSFEVRGECFMSKKEFLRLNQERENEGQQVFANPRNAAAGSLRQLDPKVTASRKLDTFMYTIVTFDDLNVSTQHEALETLKELGFNVNPTAEVTTGLKGVQEFIERYGEIRDDLDYGIDGVVLKVDDLAIQRDLGNTVKVPRWEIAYKFPPEQAESVVHDIEWTIGRTGVLTPTAVMDPVQLAGTTVSRATLHNEDMIRQKDIRIGDTVLLHKAGDIIPEVSQVVLSKRPKDSVPAEIPTHCPYCDSELIHLEDEVALRCINPKCPAQVKEQLTHFASRNAMNIDGLGPKIIEQLYTKKLVQDVADIYKLTAEDLETLDGFKEKSINNLLTAIDNSKSNSVERLLFGLGIRHVGAKAGRILAENFGSLDNLMSASREEILEVNTMGEIIADSIATYFANDDVKKLINELKSVNINMNFIGSSNSNETNSHFTDKIIVITGTLQNYKRSQLAETLENLGAKVTGSVTKKTDILIAGEKAGSKLTKAQQLGTQIIDEATLSEYLDDAKE; translated from the coding sequence ATGGCAGATTTAACAAAAGAACAAGCTAATCAAGAGTTAGCGAAGATTCGTCCTCAATTGAATGAATGGCGCGATGCTTACTACACCAAGGATGCACCCGTTGTTGAAGATAATGTTTATGACAAACTTTACAATCAATTATTGGCTCTAGAACAGCAATATCCTGATTTGGTAACTTCGGATTCACCTTCGCAACAAGTTGGTGATGTCACGTTACCAGATTTCAACAAGGTAACCCACGATATTCCAATGCTGTCGATGGGGGATGTTTTTTCTGAAGGAGAATTAGCTGAATTTAACGACCGAATTGAAAAAAATGTTGGACATGAGGTCGATTATAATGTTGAATTAAAAATTGATGGTTTGTCACTGTCACTTATTTATGAAAATGGTATCTTAGTACAAGGTTCAACCCGTGGAAATGGAACGATTGGTGAAAATGTGACGGAGAATGTTAAGACTATCAAGGATATTCCCCAGAAACTCAGTCGTCCGTTGTCATTTGAAGTGCGTGGCGAATGTTTCATGTCTAAGAAAGAATTTTTACGTTTGAATCAAGAACGTGAAAATGAGGGACAACAAGTTTTTGCCAATCCTAGAAATGCGGCTGCCGGTAGCTTACGTCAGTTGGATCCGAAGGTGACTGCTTCCAGAAAATTGGATACATTTATGTATACGATTGTTACTTTTGACGATTTGAATGTTTCCACACAACATGAAGCTTTGGAAACTTTGAAAGAATTAGGCTTTAACGTTAACCCAACAGCTGAAGTTACAACTGGTTTGAAGGGTGTTCAAGAATTCATTGAACGTTACGGAGAAATTCGTGATGACCTTGATTACGGTATTGATGGAGTTGTTCTAAAAGTTGATGATTTAGCCATTCAACGAGACCTTGGTAATACTGTCAAAGTACCTCGTTGGGAAATTGCTTATAAGTTTCCACCTGAACAAGCAGAGTCAGTGGTTCACGATATTGAATGGACGATTGGTAGAACAGGTGTCTTAACGCCAACAGCTGTGATGGATCCGGTGCAATTAGCTGGGACAACAGTGTCTCGAGCAACTTTGCATAATGAAGATATGATTCGTCAAAAGGATATTCGTATTGGTGATACCGTACTCTTGCATAAAGCAGGCGATATCATTCCAGAAGTTTCACAAGTTGTTTTAAGTAAACGCCCCAAGGATTCAGTGCCAGCTGAAATTCCAACACATTGTCCATACTGTGATTCTGAGTTGATTCATTTAGAAGATGAAGTAGCTTTACGTTGCATCAATCCTAAGTGTCCCGCCCAAGTTAAAGAACAGTTGACTCACTTCGCTTCAAGAAATGCGATGAATATCGACGGCTTAGGTCCCAAGATTATTGAGCAACTTTATACGAAGAAATTAGTGCAAGATGTCGCTGATATTTATAAATTGACGGCTGAGGATTTGGAAACTTTGGATGGCTTCAAAGAAAAATCTATCAATAACTTATTAACAGCAATTGATAACTCAAAGAGTAATTCCGTTGAAAGATTACTTTTCGGCTTAGGAATTCGTCATGTCGGTGCCAAAGCCGGTCGAATTTTAGCTGAGAATTTTGGTAGTTTAGATAATTTGATGTCCGCTTCCAGAGAAGAAATCCTTGAAGTAAATACTATGGGTGAGATAATTGCTGATAGTATTGCAACTTATTTTGCAAATGATGATGTTAAAAAGCTTATTAATGAACTAAAATCAGTAAATATTAATATGAATTTTATCGGTAGTTCAAATTCTAATGAAACAAATAGTCACTTTACTGATAAAATAATTGTTATAACCGGAACATTACAAAATTATAAACGTTCACAATTGGCCGAGACGCTTGAAAATCTCGGTGCTAAAGTTACGGGTTCAGTTACGAAAAAGACTGACATCTTGATTGCCGGTGAAAAAGCTGGTAGTAAACTAACTAAAGCGCAACAATTGGGAACACAGATTATTGATGAAGCAACATTGTCTGAATATTTAGATGATGCCAAAGAGTAG
- the pcrA gene encoding DNA helicase PcrA, with product MLKGLNPEQQDAVKATEGPLLIMAGAGSGKTRVLTHRVAYLIEEKNIMPWHVLAITFTNKAAKEMKERIGKLLNESANDVWVSTFHSLCVRILRRDFDKMGKPKTFTIADPGEQRTLMKQILTKMNLDPKRYDPRAILGTISNAKNELQTPAEYAKVAASPYEQTVASVYDVYAKEMERNNSLDFDDLIMQTSELFDQCPDVLEKYQEKFQYIHVDEYQDTNEAQYKLVKQLGAKYRNVCVVGDADQSIYGWRGANIQNIMNFEKDYPEATTIKLEQNYRSTKTILKAANEVINNNGNRKPKDLWTDNQEGDKIKFYRGQNESDEALYVVDQVKNLLQEGFKYGDFAVLYRTNAQSRTFEEKLMQANMPYKIIGGHKFYDRKEIRDILAYLRLIANHDDSMSFQRVINSPKRGIGPGTIEKLQAYADEHSWSLLEAAENIELSPLAARPRKTIGGFAKVIDNLTKLAEDQSMTILMDHLLEDSGYVEDLKQQNNLESQARVENIEELLTVTTQFDQGYEPDPDVDETRLTTFLTELSLVSDQDQIEEEQQEITLMTLHAAKGLEFPVVFLVGMEEGIFPLGRSLLKEDDLEEERRLAYVGITRAEKRLYLTNAVSRMLYGRLQNNATSRFVEEIKDDAIERVNSNAGNIGRPSGRNSSYKDRRRVAATTATFQSPTLKAKGASGAEKLHWNVGDKVEHKKWGQGTVVKVNGDGNNAELDVAFKSEGIKRLLAEYAPIKKVTD from the coding sequence ATGCTAAAAGGTCTTAACCCCGAGCAACAAGACGCGGTTAAGGCAACAGAAGGACCACTTTTAATCATGGCCGGCGCCGGTTCAGGTAAAACAAGAGTTTTAACTCACCGTGTGGCTTATTTGATTGAAGAAAAAAATATCATGCCTTGGCATGTCTTAGCGATTACCTTTACTAACAAGGCTGCTAAGGAAATGAAGGAAAGAATCGGTAAGTTACTAAATGAGTCAGCTAATGATGTCTGGGTCTCAACTTTCCACTCTCTTTGTGTAAGAATTTTAAGAAGAGATTTCGATAAGATGGGCAAACCTAAGACGTTCACGATTGCAGATCCTGGTGAGCAACGTACCTTGATGAAGCAAATCTTGACAAAGATGAACTTGGATCCTAAGCGTTACGATCCGCGTGCTATTTTGGGTACGATCAGTAATGCTAAGAACGAATTGCAGACTCCTGCTGAATATGCCAAGGTAGCTGCTTCACCTTATGAACAAACAGTTGCCAGCGTTTATGACGTTTATGCTAAAGAGATGGAACGTAACAACTCGCTTGATTTCGATGACTTAATCATGCAAACAAGTGAATTGTTCGACCAGTGTCCTGATGTTTTGGAAAAGTATCAAGAAAAATTCCAATATATTCACGTTGATGAATATCAGGATACCAACGAAGCTCAATATAAACTTGTTAAACAATTAGGTGCCAAGTACCGCAACGTCTGTGTTGTTGGTGATGCTGATCAAAGTATTTACGGTTGGCGTGGTGCTAATATCCAAAATATTATGAACTTTGAAAAGGATTATCCCGAAGCAACAACGATTAAGTTGGAACAAAATTATCGTTCAACGAAGACAATTTTGAAGGCTGCCAATGAAGTTATCAACAACAACGGTAACCGTAAGCCTAAGGATTTGTGGACTGATAATCAGGAAGGCGACAAGATCAAGTTTTATCGTGGTCAAAATGAATCAGATGAAGCATTGTATGTCGTTGATCAAGTGAAGAATTTATTGCAAGAAGGCTTTAAATACGGTGATTTTGCAGTGCTTTATCGAACAAATGCTCAATCACGTACATTTGAAGAGAAACTCATGCAAGCCAATATGCCTTATAAGATTATTGGTGGTCATAAGTTCTACGATCGTAAGGAAATTAGGGATATCTTAGCTTACTTGCGTTTGATTGCTAACCACGATGACTCAATGAGTTTTCAACGTGTTATCAACAGTCCTAAGCGTGGTATTGGACCTGGTACAATTGAAAAATTGCAAGCTTATGCGGATGAACACAGTTGGTCATTGCTAGAAGCTGCTGAAAATATTGAGCTTTCACCATTGGCTGCCCGTCCCCGTAAGACTATCGGTGGCTTTGCCAAAGTCATTGATAATTTAACTAAGTTGGCTGAAGATCAGTCAATGACAATCTTGATGGACCACTTACTAGAGGATTCTGGTTATGTTGAAGATTTGAAACAACAAAATAACTTGGAGTCACAAGCACGTGTGGAAAATATCGAAGAACTTTTGACTGTTACGACTCAATTTGACCAAGGTTATGAACCCGACCCAGATGTTGATGAGACACGTTTGACAACGTTCTTAACTGAATTGTCATTGGTCAGTGATCAAGATCAAATTGAAGAAGAGCAACAAGAAATTACTTTGATGACATTGCACGCTGCTAAAGGTTTGGAATTCCCAGTTGTCTTCCTAGTTGGTATGGAAGAAGGAATTTTCCCACTTGGTCGTTCATTGCTCAAAGAAGATGACCTCGAAGAAGAGCGTCGTCTGGCATATGTTGGTATCACTCGTGCTGAAAAGCGTCTCTACTTAACAAATGCCGTCAGTCGTATGCTTTATGGCCGTCTACAAAACAACGCTACTTCACGTTTCGTTGAAGAAATTAAAGATGATGCTATTGAACGTGTCAACAGCAATGCTGGTAATATTGGTCGTCCAAGTGGTCGCAATTCGTCATATAAGGACCGTCGACGTGTAGCTGCTACTACTGCAACCTTCCAATCACCAACTTTGAAAGCCAAAGGTGCTTCTGGTGCGGAGAAATTGCACTGGAACGTTGGCGATAAAGTTGAACACAAGAAGTGGGGTCAAGGTACAGTTGTCAAAGTTAATGGCGATGGTAATAACGCTGAGTTAGACGTGGCTTTCAAGAGTGAAGGTATTAAACGTCTCTTGGCAGAATATGCCCCAATTAAAAAAGTTACTGATTAA
- a CDS encoding xanthine phosphoribosyltransferase, producing the protein MKELEERIRTDGRVLGKDVLKVDSFLNHQVDPMLMERMGEEFYKHFKDSGINKILTVESSGIAPAVMTGLQFQVPVVFARKHKSVTLSDDLYTSEVYSFTKKTSNHISIAKKYLSSDDKVLIIDDFLANGQAVNGLNTIIEDAGATLAGIGIVIEKSFQKGRQMIDKSGIPICSLAKIKAFENGQVVFDEEED; encoded by the coding sequence ATGAAGGAATTAGAAGAAAGAATCAGAACGGATGGTCGAGTTTTAGGCAAGGACGTGCTTAAAGTCGATAGTTTTTTAAACCATCAAGTTGACCCAATGCTAATGGAGAGAATGGGTGAGGAATTCTACAAACACTTTAAAGATTCAGGTATTAACAAGATTTTGACAGTTGAATCTTCAGGTATTGCACCAGCTGTAATGACTGGTTTACAGTTCCAAGTACCAGTTGTGTTTGCTAGAAAGCACAAATCTGTAACATTGAGTGATGATCTTTATACGTCAGAGGTTTACTCATTCACAAAGAAGACTTCTAATCACATCAGTATCGCCAAAAAGTACCTATCCAGTGATGACAAAGTTTTGATCATTGATGATTTCTTAGCTAATGGCCAGGCTGTTAACGGCTTGAATACGATTATTGAGGATGCTGGTGCAACTTTGGCTGGTATTGGAATCGTAATTGAAAAGTCCTTCCAAAAGGGTAGACAAATGATTGATAAATCAGGTATTCCAATCTGCTCACTAGCTAAAATCAAAGCTTTTGAAAATGGACAAGTAGTTTTCGATGAAGAAGAAGACTAG
- a CDS encoding glycoside hydrolase family 73 protein yields MPQKRRYKSRRTNYRRKSNKNNRTTIILIAIVAVFVVSFFGYRRYVQYQSESKVEMVQQDHSQFIKKVSPYAVELGRQYGVLPSITIAQAILESDWGTSSLASQYNNYFGIKGEDPSNTKVLQTKEYTNGQWITINGRFRVYSDFRESMKDHTKLLVDGTTWNSQQYRQVIQSKNYIDAAVALQTDGYATDPGYTNKIIRVIQKYNLKKYDEGIK; encoded by the coding sequence TTGCCACAAAAGAGGAGATACAAATCACGTCGAACTAACTATCGGCGCAAAAGTAACAAGAATAATCGGACAACTATTATTTTAATAGCGATTGTCGCAGTGTTTGTCGTCAGCTTCTTTGGCTATCGAAGATATGTCCAGTATCAGAGTGAGTCAAAGGTTGAAATGGTCCAACAAGACCACAGTCAATTCATCAAAAAAGTATCGCCGTATGCAGTTGAATTGGGTAGACAATATGGAGTTTTACCTAGTATCACGATTGCTCAAGCAATTTTGGAGAGCGACTGGGGTACTAGTTCACTTGCTAGTCAGTACAACAATTACTTTGGTATCAAGGGTGAAGACCCTTCCAATACGAAAGTTTTACAGACGAAAGAATACACCAATGGTCAGTGGATAACTATCAATGGACGTTTTCGAGTTTATTCGGATTTTCGTGAATCGATGAAAGACCATACAAAATTGCTAGTTGATGGTACGACCTGGAATTCGCAACAGTACAGGCAAGTTATCCAATCGAAGAATTATATTGATGCGGCAGTGGCTTTACAAACTGATGGATATGCGACTGATCCTGGTTACACAAACAAAATTATTCGGGTTATTCAAAAATATAATCTGAAAAAATACGATGAAGGTATCAAGTGA
- a CDS encoding ATP-grasp domain-containing protein, whose amino-acid sequence MTFIAPGKTLGIIGGGSETYIFELEAKRMGFRTMLLTDEEKDIATQAADSFLVGQLENIENLSELGHRSDLLLYMDENFDSSLLKELAKSFNVAQGADLLTIAQDRYIERTFLNDLNINVPPFFSIVTVDDIKRAVEEIGFPCILKPIQKNQTILKRHILYNDNDVERVQKLLQDGTYILEAWIETKTEYSIMISKSKDQKIHTFPMIKEIYDGTHLMSSFIYKKNDPDVEAEMQRVALMVAENINYVGIFGIGFILSQSGVLYVKRIFPGINYSANVYPEATGISQFELHIRAICDWPIPEIFPMVNAATLKIIEGNLPQSLDLLQEKAQWKFNYYTGFKAKDQADRDVGYISIFSDDVEELKNDILTTNIWRVE is encoded by the coding sequence ATGACTTTTATTGCGCCCGGTAAGACATTAGGCATAATTGGTGGCGGTAGTGAAACATATATTTTTGAATTGGAAGCTAAGAGAATGGGCTTTAGAACCATGCTTTTAACCGATGAAGAGAAGGATATTGCGACACAGGCTGCTGACAGCTTTTTAGTCGGTCAGTTGGAAAACATCGAGAATCTAAGTGAATTGGGCCATAGAAGTGACCTTCTTTTGTATATGGACGAGAATTTTGACAGCAGTTTGTTAAAGGAATTGGCTAAGAGTTTCAACGTTGCTCAAGGTGCTGACTTGTTAACAATTGCTCAAGATCGTTATATCGAGAGAACCTTCTTGAATGATTTAAATATTAATGTGCCACCATTTTTTTCAATCGTAACGGTAGATGATATCAAAAGAGCGGTCGAAGAAATTGGTTTCCCATGTATTTTAAAGCCGATTCAAAAGAACCAAACGATTTTGAAACGTCATATTCTTTATAACGATAACGATGTTGAACGTGTGCAGAAGTTACTCCAAGATGGAACTTACATTCTTGAAGCGTGGATTGAGACTAAGACTGAGTATTCAATCATGATCAGCAAGAGTAAGGACCAAAAGATCCATACTTTTCCAATGATCAAAGAGATTTATGATGGTACGCATTTGATGAGTTCTTTTATTTATAAGAAGAATGATCCAGATGTAGAAGCAGAAATGCAACGAGTTGCCTTGATGGTAGCTGAAAATATTAACTACGTGGGAATTTTTGGCATAGGTTTCATCCTATCTCAATCCGGGGTCTTGTACGTCAAACGAATCTTTCCAGGAATCAATTATTCAGCTAATGTTTATCCAGAGGCAACTGGCATTTCGCAATTTGAATTACATATCAGAGCTATTTGTGACTGGCCAATTCCCGAGATTTTTCCAATGGTCAACGCGGCTACCTTGAAAATTATTGAAGGTAACTTGCCACAGAGTTTGGATTTACTCCAGGAAAAGGCCCAGTGGAAATTTAATTATTACACCGGATTTAAAGCTAAGGATCAAGCCGACCGGGATGTCGGTTATATTTCAATTTTCTCAGACGATGTCGAAGAATTAAAAAATGATATCCTAACAACTAATATTTGGAGAGTAGAATAA